CCTGGAAGCTGACCACGCAGGCGCTGCCGTTGCCGGTGACGATGACATCGTCCTCGTCGAGCCGATCGAACAGCGCTTCCATCGCGACATAGGGGTGCACGCTGGGGCCGTGGTTGCGATATTCGGGGAGTACCGCGGGGAAGTTCCAGACGCGCTCGCGCGACCATTCGAGCCATTCGGCGTGCGCGGCGGTGGGGCCTGCATAGGGCGCTTCGAGCAGCGCCGGGATCAGATCGGCGAGGTCGGCGACCACCGGCATGTCGGGCGTCACGGTCGGCTTGCGCAGCTCGACCGGATCGATGTCGACCCAGATCTTGTAGGCTTCGCGTGCGAAGGTCTTCCAGTTGTAGCTGACCTGGCGGATGTTGAGCCGGCTGCCGAGGACGAGCAGGAGATCGGCGCTCTGGGTGACCATGTTGCCGCCGCGATCGCCCACGGTGCCGGGGCGCCCGGCATAGAGCGGATGCGCGTTCCACAGCACGTCGTGCGCGTTCCAGCCGGTGACGACGGGGACGCCGAGCTTGTCGATCAGCGCGAGGAAATCGGCATGTGCCCCGCTCAGCCGCACGCCGCTGCCGGCGAAGACCACCGGGCGCTCGGCAGCGGCGAGCTTTTCGAGGATCGCGCGAGCGGTGGCGTCGAGGTCGGTGGCCTTCCACGGCTCGTCGAGCTCGGCGGGATCGAAGCCGGCGAGCTGGGCGGGGTCGATCTTGGCGGCCTGGACGTCGAGCGGGATGTCGAGCCAGACCGGGCCGGGGCGGCCCGAAGTGGCGAGGTACAGCGCCTTTTCGAGATGATAGCGAATGGTCAGCGGGTCGGTGACCATCGTCGCGTACTTCGTGATCGGGCGGACGATCGGCTCGATATCGAGTTCCTGGTCGCCGAACTGGCGCAGCGGCAGGCCGGTAGCGCGGACGGTGGTTTCGTTCTTCACCTGGCCCGAGATCACCAGCATGCCGATCGAGTCGACATAGGCGCCATAGACGCCGGTGATCGCATTGGTGCCGCCCGGGCCCGAGGTGACGTTGACCACCGCGAGCCGGTTGGTCAGCCGGTAATAGGCCTCGGCCGCCATCGAGAGCGCCTGCTCGTGATGGGTGAAGGTGGTGGCGAGCCTGGGATGCGTGCCGAGCGCGTGGTTGAGGTGCATCGCGCCGCCGCCGGTAAGCATGAAGACATGATCGATGCCGCGCGCGGCAAGGGTATCCGCCACCCAATGGGCGAGCTTTACTTGGGTCATGGTTTCCATCCGTTGGCGCGCGCGGTGCGCAGGATCGCGTCGTCGAGGCTGATCGTCGGCGCGACGCCGAGTTCGGCGCGGACGCGCGCAGTAGAGGGGACGTAGCGGCCGGCGTTCCAGCCGGGATCGGGACGCCCGAGGATCTCGACTCCGGGACCGCCGAGCAGCGATGCCGTGCGGCGGGCGAGGTCGGCGATCGACACCGCTTCCTCCGAGCCCATATTGACCACCGTGCCGGGCTTGCCGGCGATCAGCAGCGTCCACAGCCAGATCGTGAGATCGGCGGCGTAGAGATAGGAGCGCACCGCTTCGCCCGAACCGATGATGCGGATCGGCTTGCCCGCCATCGCATCGCGGATGAAATTGCCCGCGGCGAAATGGATGTCGAGCGAGAGCAGGGGCCCAAGCAGCGCGAAGATGCGGGCGTTGACCACATCGAGCCCGAATTGCTGCGCATAGATCGCGCAGAGCATCTCGGCGGCGCGCTTGCCTTCGCCATAGGCGGAGAGCGGATCGCAGGGATCGGGGCCGCCGCGCCAGTCCTCGGCGACATGCGTCACGTCCCACGGCTGCACGCCATAGACCGCGCCCGAGCTGAGGAAGACGAAGCGCGCCTTGTCGTCCTTGGCGACATTGAGCGCGCGGCGCGTGCCCTCGACGATCGTGTCGAACATGCGGCGCGGATCATTGGCGTTGAGCGCGGCGCTGGCATCGGTCGCGGCGTGGATAACGTGGGTGTAGTTGCCTGCGGGAGCGAGGAAGCTGG
This genomic stretch from Sphingomonas sp. LM7 harbors:
- a CDS encoding thiamine pyrophosphate-binding protein; protein product: MTQVKLAHWVADTLAARGIDHVFMLTGGGAMHLNHALGTHPRLATTFTHHEQALSMAAEAYYRLTNRLAVVNVTSGPGGTNAITGVYGAYVDSIGMLVISGQVKNETTVRATGLPLRQFGDQELDIEPIVRPITKYATMVTDPLTIRYHLEKALYLATSGRPGPVWLDIPLDVQAAKIDPAQLAGFDPAELDEPWKATDLDATARAILEKLAAAERPVVFAGSGVRLSGAHADFLALIDKLGVPVVTGWNAHDVLWNAHPLYAGRPGTVGDRGGNMVTQSADLLLVLGSRLNIRQVSYNWKTFAREAYKIWVDIDPVELRKPTVTPDMPVVADLADLIPALLEAPYAGPTAAHAEWLEWSRERVWNFPAVLPEYRNHGPSVHPYVAMEALFDRLDEDDVIVTGNGSACVVSFQVAEIKRGQRLWTNSGCATMGYDLPAAIGVCAATGGKQRVIAIAGDGSIMMNLQEMQTIAGNGLPVKVFLINNSGYVSIFQTQRNFFNGEEVGGGPKSNVTFPDFGKVAAAFGFAYFRAESHEELGVAIEAALAADGPVVCEIFVDEHVAFAPKLGAKAHPDGRITSPPLEDLSPFLPREVLRENMRIALLEEE
- a CDS encoding NAD(P)-dependent oxidoreductase, encoding MIFEADMAAINAALAPLWPRLAGARVFMTGGTGFIGRWMLEALARSGVDAQVTLLSRDPDAFAARAPHLAARFELVAGDVTSFLAPAGNYTHVIHAATDASAALNANDPRRMFDTIVEGTRRALNVAKDDKARFVFLSSGAVYGVQPWDVTHVAEDWRGGPDPCDPLSAYGEGKRAAEMLCAIYAQQFGLDVVNARIFALLGPLLSLDIHFAAGNFIRDAMAGKPIRIIGSGEAVRSYLYAADLTIWLWTLLIAGKPGTVVNMGSEEAVSIADLARRTASLLGGPGVEILGRPDPGWNAGRYVPSTARVRAELGVAPTISLDDAILRTARANGWKP